GGCCAGAAGCAGCCTTCCCCCCGAACCGCCGGCGTAGTCCTGGCCGTTGACCGGCACGGGAGTGCCGATCAGCACTTCCGCCCAGGCAGCGTCCACGGTCGAAGCCAGGTCGCGACACAGGACACGCAACGTGTAAGCCCGGCCCGGCGTCAGCGTCACCGCCTGGTAGACGCCGCCGTTGAAGTTGCCGGTCTGCCAGATACGCAGGCCAGGCGCTTTACCACCGGCCGGCACCAAAGGTGAGTTGAAGTCCCGCGAGGCGCTGCCGCGCTCGGTCCAGGTGGTCCAGTTGGCGCTGCCGGCAAGGAAGCGCCCGTTGACCACGGGATTGCCCGCGCAACCCAGCAGGGTTGGCGAGGCGACGATCTTCTGTTGGAGGGCGTCCCAGTAGACCTTTTGTCCGGCGACCAGGTCTTCGGCCGCTTTGGGCAACTGGAACACGCCCTCGACGGCGAGGGCACCCTTCACGCCGGCCGGCACCGGTCGCGGCGCGACGCCAATGAACCCACCGCCGTCCGGCGTGACGATAGAGACCACCTCGCCGGCGGCCAGGTCGGTCGCCGGCGTGTAGTCAATTGAAGCACCCTCATGCACGAAGCTCGCGGTCATCTCTGTCCATCCTCACTGCGACATCCGCACGCGGACGGTCGTATCCGTATCCGCGGCGGCCTTGACGCACTTGCCGATCAGCTTGTTGCCCGAGGCCGTGGTCGTTGCCCGCTGGTT
The genomic region above belongs to Phycisphaerae bacterium and contains:
- a CDS encoding DUF2190 family protein, yielding MTASFVHEGASIDYTPATDLAAGEVVSIVTPDGGGFIGVAPRPVPAGVKGALAVEGVFQLPKAAEDLVAGQKVYWDALQQKIVASPTLLGCAGNPVVNGRFLAGSANWTTWTERGSASRDFNSPLVPAGGKAPGLRIWQTGNFNGGVYQAVTLTPGRAYTLRVLCRDLASTVDAAWAEVLIGTPVPVNGQDYAGGSGGRLLLAKWDTYVGARWNGDQASASVAQSLTFTATAATMYLVLKVGQNTSPTAVVDVSFDDVALCESPGSPAVRTPIGVVIADAPSAETTVLVRLRWF